The DNA region ATAATTATAACTTAAAAATGAGGCAAGATTAAGAAACTCAGATATAGGCTAGGGTCAGAAACATTAAGACATACCAGACGTAGCTGTGGTACGCTGAGCTTTCTGTACTCTGAGAAGACTGCGTGAGCCAATAATGATGCATGTGAGAAACCACTGTAGATTAGAGGACATGCTGAAAACTGTCTAGGAGGGGATAGTTCATGGAGATCAGGACAGAAGCTGCATTTGCAGAGGTTCAGGCAAGAAGGTaacttcctcccctcctctcagGTCCAGTACATCTTTGTAAGAAGAGCTTGTTCACCTGCTCCCTAAACACCTGCTTCACCTGTTTGTTCCTCAGGGTGTAGATGAAGAGGTTGAGCATCGGAGTCACCATGGTATTGAGCAAGGCCACCACCTTGTTCCTGTCCTCGCCCTGGCTACCCTTGCCTGACTGGACATACATGAAGATGCAGCTGCCATAGAAGAGAGAGACAACAGTGATGTGGGAGGAGCAGGTTGAGAAGGCTTTCTGCCTCTCCTTGGCTGAGGGGTTGTGCAGGATGGTATGGAGGATGTGGCCATAGCAGGTGGCCTTCACAGACAGAGTGCCCAGTAAGCTGAAGTTGGCCAAAATAAAACCCAGAAGCTCAATCAGACTTGTGTCCGCACAAGTTCCAGGAGTGGAAAGTTGTCACAGAAgaaatgattagtgatattgggGCCACAGAATGGCTGCTGAAATACAATGAAACTTGGAACGATGATGATAAGGAATCCTGTCATCCATGAACAAAGAACTAGCTGGACACAGACCCTTTTGCTCATGATGGTGACATAACGCAAGGGTTTACATATGGCCACATACCTGTCAAAGGACATCACTGCCAGTAGGTAGAATTCTGTGGttcccaggaagaaatagaggaaaAACTGAAGAAAGCAACCTGCCAGGGAGATGGTCCTGTATCTTGTCAGGATGTTGGACAGCATCTTGGGGAAGATGACCAAGGTGAACCAGATCTCCAGGATGGCAGAGTTGAGGAGGAAGTAGTACACGGGGGTGTGGAGGCGCCTGTCCATGAGGGTGAGGACCACGAGGAGGTTCCCCAGTAGCGTGAGGAGGTAGGTCAGGAGGAGCCCCAGGAAGATGAGCATCTGCAGCTCACAGGCACCTGAGAGCCCCAGCAGGACAAACTCGGTGACAGTGGTGTGGTTCCCCATGGCTCCTCTGACCTCTGCGGGGGATGGCCCATCAGAGGTGTGCTGCACCAGGAGTCGTGATGTTCTGGGGAATCTGAGGACGTTTGGAATTGATAGGAAAAAGTGGTGAgtgttgcattttgagttgaaggattcctttatttttgttttacagagCTCCCTTGGGGCTATCTGTCTCATGTATGGTCCCTGGTATGTCTGTGTGTTAGAGGCGAGAGTGGTGTTGCAGGGGGGCCTAAGTAAGGCCCCAAACCAAAAATTATTCTTGCTTACTTTTGTTaaccaaaattttatttctgattcCTCAACAATTACTTTGCCTCTAACATTATACCCTGCTTTCACTacctttcatttttatctttattctaaTAATGGGTCTTCCTCCATAAATAGTTCGTATTTGAGACTGGTAACCTTTTTGCTTAACTTAGCCATTCACTACACAGATCCATATCCTCAGGTAAACTGATTGAGAATGCATAGACACTCTATTGCTAATTCAATATTACCTGAAAATTTGATGCCTTTCACTAGTATTTGGATTAATAGAAAGGCAAGAGGAAATCTATGAGAGAAAAGCACAATCTTAccaatcaaaaagagaaaaatccaagTAATGTATGCACAAATAAAAATTCCTTAGTGGGAGTTTGGTATTTAAGATTCTTAATGATCCGTCCTCATGTGATATATCCACGGTCTCCTTTGATTACATCCTCCCGTGGGCTCAAGATACAATAAaccctttgtgatttttttaattctttatctattttatgcaccTATGTTTTAGCACATGGCATTCTTTCAACTTGGAATCATCAGCCTTTTCAAATCCTATTTATCCTTTAAGTCTCTCCTCAATAAGTGCTGTCATTTCCATGAAGCCTTCTCTTTTGAATGCCTGAGTCTCTGTATCTCTCATAGTTTTATTATATATCACTcaacttttattgtattttatggttgtttttcatttgttgctCAAAGATGTCTTTATTAATCTCTGCATTTTATATAGCGCTTAGAACAAGTTTCTTGAAATAATCAGCTTTAGTAAACGTttactgaatgagtgaataacaCCTCAAATGTCTGTGAGATGGATTTGGTGTTGTCTGACACAGAATAAGTTGAGGACATGTTGCTTATGTAGTACTTCCTAGAGGACAGTAGCCTTGCAGAGTAATATGTCAAGTAGTCCGTTAAAATGGCCCATCTGAAGAGGGTTTGCTTTTCCTCATTAGAACGTGGAGATGTCTCCCCACAAAGATTCTCTAAGGGGAAACTCTCCATCTTTGAGACAGTCTGGAGTTTGAGCTAGTAAAGGGACAGAGGTCTGTTTGGGTCTGCTAGAATGCTTCCagcagcaaacaaaaacaaaaacaaacaccctcccccccaaaaaaacccaaacaaacaggatttccctggtggcgcagtggttaaggatccacctgccaatgcagggggacacaggttcgatccccggtcgggggagatcccacatgccgcacagcaactaagcccgtgcgccacaactactgagcctgcactctagagcccacgagccacaactattgaagcccgcatgcctagagccggtgctctgcaataagagaagccaccgcaatgagaagcccacgcaccgcaacgaaaggtatccccctctcgccgcaactagagaaagcccacgtgcagcaatgaagacccaccgcagacaaaaataaacaaatttattaaaaaaaaaacccaaacaaacaaacccaaaaagaacaacaacaaaaaaccccaaaccctaaAAAAGATCTCTTTTTAAATGTCCGCATCCCTGGAAGTTTCCTTCCTTAAGCATTATCAACTATTCCCTTAATGATCAGGCAGAACTGTAGCAAGAATCATTTACCAGTCACTGGAGAATAAGATTGGGACCCAGTTTAGGTACCTGGGATGAAAGAGATGCTAGGGGATATTAGAAGAGAAGATGAAATGGTAAACTGTAtaaactttctcttttttatggtttTGCCTTCTCTTCAGCACAGGCTGCACTATTCAAAGTTATTCCACAAACTACTATTGTATATAACACTTGTTGACAGTTACTAAAGAACACAAAATAGTTGATCAGCCTCTGAGGATGTAACTAAGGGCTATTCTCCAGGGGTTATTTCAAGGCTCAATATTGCTTAGATACTCAGCGATTTGAAAAAGAGTTCTCTGTAGCCCAATCATTTGGTTCAAAGGTGAGCCCAGGCAGCCAAGAAACTTACCCAGCTCTTTCCAGGACAGAAGCAGGACACAACATGAATGTGATACCCAGACACATCATCAGGAGCTAATAGAATGAGTATCATTTAGGCGAAGTCCTGGTGGGACACATTGGAAGAGAAGTGGGAATAGAGACTAAGATGAGGAAGAGTTCGATGGGAGTGGAAGGCGAGGAGAAAGCTCTGGGTTCGTACTGAATCATGAGCTTAGCACAgataaaccatgaaaagacattgTGATTAGTCTAAGGGTATAGCTCATAGACAGGGCTGCTgataaacttctgtttttttcctgtatcaAATGAGAGGTCAACAGCCAGGGGGAGGGGCTTCCAGATACAAAGGGAAGGGGTCCACTTCATGAATTCAGGTATTTCTCCCTTTATCCTTCAGGCTTGGTGAGTGAAAGGGGAGACTTGCCTGGTAGCCTGAGAGCCTGGGCATGGCTGCACCATCCACTCACACCAgtcattgtttttctgtttttttaaaaagtttatttatttaatttatttatttttggctgcgtcgggtcttcgttgctgcacgcgggctttctctagctgcggcgagcgggggctacttttcgttgtggtgcgcgggcttctcgttgcagtggcttctcttgttgcggagcacgggctctaggcgtgtgggcttcagcagttgtggtgcacgggatt from Eschrichtius robustus isolate mEscRob2 chromosome 1, mEscRob2.pri, whole genome shotgun sequence includes:
- the LOC137764291 gene encoding LOW QUALITY PROTEIN: olfactory receptor 6E1-like (The sequence of the model RefSeq protein was modified relative to this genomic sequence to represent the inferred CDS: inserted 1 base in 1 codon) codes for the protein MGNHTTVTEFVLLGLSGACELQMLIFLGLLLTYLLTLLGNLLVVLTLMDRRLHTPVYYFLLNSAILEIWFTLVIFPKMLSNILTRYRTISLAGCFLQFFLYFFLGTTEFYLLAVMSFDRYVAICKPLRYVTIMSKRVCVQLVLCSWMTGFLIIIVPSFIVFQQPFCGPNITNHFFCDNFPLLEXCADTSLIELLGFILANFSLLGTLSVKATCYGHILHTILHNPSAKERQKAFSTCSSHITVVSLFYGSCIFMYVQSGKGSQGEDRNKVVALLNTMVTPMLNLFIYTLRNKQVKQVFREQVNKLFLQRCTGPERRGGSYLLA